Part of the uncultured Desulfobacter sp. genome, ATAGGGCGCAATGTACCCGAGAATTTCCTGCAGGGGTTTTTGTTCTGCTGTGATCATGTTTTAATCTCCAAAAGTTTTATATAAAAAGTAACCCGTTAAATCTTTTTCATACGTTAGACAAGACAAGCAAATGCAAAAAATCATTTAAATTGCATGAACCGCTTTTTTAAACGGCTTTGCTTGTTGCCTGACTGACCGGGCTTGGCCCTAATGCTCTAATCTTTTCCGTAAATTCCGTGGCCGCCTGGGCAAATTTTTCGCCCATACCTGCGGAAAAGCGCATCATGGCAACACGTTCAGGCTCCCAACCCAGGGTTTCCAGGGTTTTCTTGATACTTTCCACATGGGCTGCGGCATGCACATTACCGTCTTTAAAATGGCAGTCCCCTTCCAGGCAACCGGCCACATATACACCGTCAGCCCCTTTTTCAAGGGCTTTCATCAGGTGGATGGCATCCACTTTACCGGTGCAGGGCACGCGTATGATTTTTACATTTGACGGATATGAAATCCGTCTGGTGCCGGCCATATCTGCTGCGGTGTATGCACAATAATGACAGCAAAAGGCCACGATTTCAGGCTCAAAATTACTCATTAGTTATACCTCTCAAATAAACCATCAAGTTTAGCCATTATCTGGTCATCTTCCCAAGCCGTTAACTGAATGGCTTTGGCCGGACACTCGGCCACGCAGATACCGCAACCGCGACACTTGGCCGGATCAATTTCTGAATGCCGCTCAGTATTGATAAACGGCACATCATATGGACAAGCGCGAACACAGATCAGGCAGACCGCACACTTAATCGGATCAACCGTGGCATAGGTAGCCGGCAGCGTAATCTCTTTAGTGGCCAGCAGGGTCCGGGCTCTGCCGGCAACGGCATGGGCCTGGGTGATGCTTTCACGAATCACCTTGGGAGAGTGGGCCGTACCGGCCACAAAGAACCCGCGAAGCGCCATATCAATGGGTTTGAGCTTCACATGATCTTCCAGGAAAAAGCCGTCATCGGTTTTGGGCAGATCAAACAGGCGTGCAAGTTCGTTGGTGGTTTCCGCGTTTGCAACCAGACCGGTACTTAACGCCACGCAATCGGCTTCAATCTCAATGTCCTGACCCAGAACAAAATCATGGGTGCGAACGATGGTCTTGCCTGCTTCTTCCCGGACAACCGGACGATGATCCAGGTCAAAACGGATAAACTTAACACCTTTATCCCGGGCCTCTTTATAATAGTCTTCCTGGAAACCGTAAGTACGGATGTCTCTGTAAAGAACAAAAATGTTAAGATTAGAGTTCATTTCCAGAAGGCGCAGGGCGTTCTTAATGGCTGCCTGGCAGCAAAGACGTGAACAGTTGGGATTATCCGCTTCCCTGGAACCTGCACATTGAATCATCACGACCTGCTCCATGGCATTGATTGCCGCCGCATCATTTTCAAGGATGCCGTCAAGATCAAGCTGGGTCATAACCGTGCCAAGTTCACCCAGGCCATACACGGCAGGCCGGTTGGCTTTTGCGCCGGTGGCAAGAATGGTTACACCGTGTTCAATCTGTTCACGGGCATCGGCAGCCAGCATTTTAATACCGGTGGTAAAATTGCCGGGCACACCCTGGTGGTCTGCAATGGATGCACCGGTGTATACTTTGATATTGTCATTGGCAGATACCGCAGTCACAAGATCCTTGACAAAGGCTTGGACATCATCGCCTTCGATGGTTTGGGACAGGTTAAGGGCCTGACCGCCAAGAACAGGTTCCTTTTCCACCAAATAGGTGAACGTACCCTGCCCAGCCAGTTCAAGGGCGGATGTCATACCGGTTACGCCGCCACCCACAACAAGGGCACTCTGGTTTGTGGGAAGAATTTTTTCAGCCAGGGGTTTGGCCGCTCTGACACCGGAGATACCCACCTGGACCATTTGAAAGGCTTTTTCAAGGGCTTTGGCCGGATCATTGTTATGGGCCCAGGCGTTTTGGTCTCTCAAGTTCACAAGCTCGAGCAGGTAGGGGTTGAGCCCTGCGCGTCTGAGCATATCCTGGAACATGATCTCCTGGATTCTCGGGGAACCGGAACCGATGACCACCCGGTTAAGGTTGTTATCCTTGATCAGGTTTCCAATTTTTTCCATGGATTCAAAGGAACAGCTCAGTTTAAACGCTTCGGCCACAGCCACGTCGGGATTGGTTTTGGCATTTTCCAGAACTTTGTCGATATCCAGGGCCTGACCAATCTCCCCGTCACAGTCCACAACAAAGAAGCCAATTTTGGGATCTTCGCCGTCGATATCTCTTTGGGGCGGATAGAGGCTGCCCGACTCTTCAGCAGCGTCTTCGCTCTCTATGGCGACACCTGCGATGGATGCGGCAGCCGATGCCTGAACCAAGGTTTCAGGAATATCTTTGGGGCTTTCAAATACACCACAGACATAGACGCCGTCTTTGGAGGTGGTCACAGGATCCATGGTGCCGGATTTGGCAAAATTGTGTTCGTTCAGATCAATACCCAGTGTTTCTGCCAGATGAATGGTTTTCTGGTTGGGCCTGAAACCTGTGGAGAGTACAACCATGTCAAATTCCTCTTTTTCCATGGCTGACAACTCTTCTTTGGCGTAGGTGATCGCAAGGGATTTATCAGGCAATTCCGTGATGGTGTGGGGTTTACACCGGATCAAACGAATGCCGAAATCTTCTTTGGCGCGGTTGAAATACTCTTCGTAATCCTTACCGAAGGTCCGCATATCCATAAAGAAGATGGTGGTTTCGATATCATCACCAAAACGTTCCTTGGTCACCATGGCCTCTTTCAGGGCATACATACAGCATACACTGGAACAATAGGAGACATCGTGTTTGTTAATGCCCCTGGATCCCACACACTGTATCCAGGCCACTTTTTTCGGCCGTTGCTGATCTGATTTTCTAACCAGATTACCCTGGAAAGGTCCGGATGCGGACATAATGCGTTCATATTCAAGACCGGGAACCACATTGTCAAACTGTCCACCGCCGAAATTGTCCATGACACTTGGATCAAACATCTCGGCGCCCACACTCAGGACAACCGATGCCGCATTGATCTGGATTTCCTGTTCCGTATCGTCGGGTACAATTGCCCCGGCTTTACAGACTGCCTTAAGTGCCTCAACATCATCTACCTTTTCCATATCAATGGAGTAGGCATAGGGGGTCGCCTGGGGATACCGCATACAGGTCGGCGCCCTTGGATCAAGTCCCGGTGTAAACCGGACGGCTTCTGGAAACTTTTTCAAACACTCACCGCAGGCAGTACATTTTTCAATGTCAATGAATCGGGGAGCGGTTTTTAACGTGGCCGTAAAATCACCGGCCTCTCCGGACAGGCTGGTTAGCTCTGTCATGGTGCTGACCTCAAGAAACTTTTCCCTAGTCGTTGCGGACAGATGAGGAGAAACTGTACACAAATCGCAATTGTTCGTTGGAAAAGTGCGGTCCAGCTGGGTCATTAATCCACCAATGGCATAGTCGGAATCAATGAGCAGGACCTTTTTCCGGGACTCGGAAAGATCAAGGGCCGCCTTGATGCCGCCAACGCCACCGCCAATGACGAGCACGCGTTTTTCGTCTTGTTTAATTTTTTGCATGTGTAACCTTAACGTTATCAGTTAATATCCATGTGTATCCATCTCCTGTAAAGCGTGAACAAACTACAAAACAGGCAATGGATGCTTTCTTGCCTAGATCATCAACGGATTGTGCCAATACCCTGCTGTACAGCGCTGAAAACAACTGTGGATCTATGTGACAGCGATGTAACAGCGAAATGGTCATAAAATTGTCGGCTGTGGGTATCACAAAAGGGAATGCCGGTAAATTCAAAAGAAAGTATCGGAACAGCGAAATTCTTGAGAACAAGTTTTTTTCGAAAACTCATAGCCAATATCCCCATCATATTTATTGCTGCTCGATCTGGCTTGAGCAGTCAAAATTAGGTACCCTCAAGGCACGGTGGAACTGCTATCTACCTATATTTTATTTAACCAAAGTTTCTATAGCAGATAATAAATCACATGTAAAATGATTCCTTATTAATACGCTAACACCTTGGCAGATCAATATTTGAGCGCCTCCGGCAATAAAAAAAACAACAACTCTTTAGTATTTTAGGTAGTTGCTTGTCAATTCAAATCATGTGGAAAAGATAAAAATCGCAATATGCGCATTATGGAAAAATAAGATGATCTAAAATCAGTCCATAAAATTTTGAACTCATTTTGTGATCAACAGGTAGAAAAATCCATCCCAGATGAAACGAACAATTCCGGCAGATGCCGATGCACCAGTCATATCCCGGAAACCAAGTAAAGTCGTTGGATGGCGGTGAGCCCCCAGAACACCCGGGGGCCTGGCTGAAACATTGGATTTCAAATACATGTCCGGATGGATTGGCAAAGGTTTGGGATGCTCCCTGCCCCGTATGAAGGACAAATTGGGGTCGGGTGACAACGGCGTTGCAGTTTTTGCACAAAATCACCGGTTCCAGGCTCGGTTTAATTTCAGGTGCACTTTTTTCCTGGGGTTTCCTGCCTGCTTTTTTACAGAATACATCAAGCATCGTGTCCGCTTTTTTCTTTGTCTATATAATATAAGGTAGCACCCACCGGGGCAAATGAAAGAAAGATGATGTTGACCCAGGGAACAAGGAACAATAAACCAAATCCAATGTGGAAAAATAAATTCTGCTTGAGAAACCTTAGCCGCGCTTTGAACGGCATCATGCGCCTGGCCGGCACAAGATCGGTATTGTCCCAGGCCAGAAACACACCGGCTGCCACCGAGGAGACGGCGATAATAATAAGACTGACAGGCGTAAACAACCCGAGGATCATAAGTGCCACCGATATCAGTATGGGCACCATGGCTCTGGGAATTTCCTGGCGAATCAAATACCAGAACATCTGAAATATCGACGCAGGAGTCCCCGGGGCTTCTTGGCCGAGCACCAGGCGTTCGGTGATCCGGGACATATAATCCATAATGAAAACACAGAAAAAAATCTGGGCGATCAGATAGGAGGCCAGCATGGAGAACGCCATTAATAGAAGGGTCAGTATCCAGGAGACACTGTACCACAGCCAGATCAACCACTTGGACTCGGGCATCTGCCATATCATTGAAAAAATATCATTGTGCCAGTAAAGCACCATGCCGGACAAAACAAGGGTCAACAGAAAAATCACCGCAAACCGGATTAATCCCAGCCATAGAAGGGAGGGGGTTTTAAACGCCAGGGCAACGCCCCTGATATTATATTGAATGCCTGCGATCAATCCCATGTTGTTGTTCTCCTTGAACGCCTAAACTTTTAAGCTCTATTTAATTGAAACATGCACGAGCGTGCGTATATTAACGTATAACAGGTTTTTACTATACCTGGCCTTATTTTTCAATTTTACAAAGGGCATTTGCATTGAAAACAGTTTATGTGGATGGAAAATTTCTTCCCTGGGACAAAGCGGTGATTCCTGTGGATGACCTGGCGGTACTCAGGGGCTATGCAGTTTGCGATATTATCAGAACAATCGGGGGCATTCCTTACTGCCTTGATGCGCACATTGACCGGCTTTTGGGATCGGTCACCAAAATCGGCCTGACACCGGTATGGAGCAAGCAGGAGATCAAAGAGATTGTTCTCAAAGTGCTTGAAAAAAATGCCCATATGGAGGAGGCCAACATCCGCATGCTCGTGACCGGAGGCTCCAGCCCCGATTTTTTCACGCCGGCGGATAATCCCAGACTGATTGTCCTGGCAACGGATATCCCTGCCCTGCCGGCCAATTGGTACACAAACGGCGTCAAGGTAATCACCTTTTTCCAGCAGCGGGTGCTCCCGGACGCCAAGGCCACCAATTACATCCCGGCCGTCCTTGCTTTAAAAGAGGCAAAGGCCCAGGGTGCGGTGGAGGCGCTGTATACTACCCGGGACAACATGATACTGGAAGGCACCACCAGCAATTTGTTCGCCGTGATTGACGGCACCCTGGTCACACCTGAAAACGGGGTGCTCAAGGGCATCACCCGTAAAACCGTTATCGAACTTGGAAAAAAACTATTCCCCGCCTCTGAACAGGATGTCTCACTGGACACATTGCTGTCTGCCGATGAATTGTTCATTACCGGAACCAACAAAGGCATTGTGCCTGTGATCCAGGTCAATGACCATATGATAGGTAGCGGCACCCCCGGCCACGGCACTATGGCTTTAATGAAGGCAATGAAAGATCAGCAGGAAGACGCAAAGAAAGTGCCGCCTGCTGTATAACAGCCATGGGCTGACCTGACATATCAGCACTGAAGGACAGCCCACAACCAAGGTTAAAAGAACTCAATAAGTTATCGAGCTCTTTCATATAACAGCCATGGGCTGACCTGACATATCAGCACTGAAGGACAGCCCACAACGAAAGTTGAAAGAACTCAGTAACTTACTGAGCTCTTTCATATAAAAAACTATTGTAATCTTCAACCTGAAGATTCATTTACTGCGCTCATGACGGGCCGTTGGGAAAAGGGGTTGCACAAGTTCCGATACTTGCGCCCATAAACGTGGATGCACTCATATTTTTCTTCACATCCTTGGATTTACAATCCGGACAAGTGATCCCCCTTTCTTCACCTGAAAAAACAACCCTTTCAAACTCTTTGCCGCATTGTTTACAT contains:
- a CDS encoding FAD-dependent oxidoreductase, whose amino-acid sequence is MQKIKQDEKRVLVIGGGVGGIKAALDLSESRKKVLLIDSDYAIGGLMTQLDRTFPTNNCDLCTVSPHLSATTREKFLEVSTMTELTSLSGEAGDFTATLKTAPRFIDIEKCTACGECLKKFPEAVRFTPGLDPRAPTCMRYPQATPYAYSIDMEKVDDVEALKAVCKAGAIVPDDTEQEIQINAASVVLSVGAEMFDPSVMDNFGGGQFDNVVPGLEYERIMSASGPFQGNLVRKSDQQRPKKVAWIQCVGSRGINKHDVSYCSSVCCMYALKEAMVTKERFGDDIETTIFFMDMRTFGKDYEEYFNRAKEDFGIRLIRCKPHTITELPDKSLAITYAKEELSAMEKEEFDMVVLSTGFRPNQKTIHLAETLGIDLNEHNFAKSGTMDPVTTSKDGVYVCGVFESPKDIPETLVQASAAASIAGVAIESEDAAEESGSLYPPQRDIDGEDPKIGFFVVDCDGEIGQALDIDKVLENAKTNPDVAVAEAFKLSCSFESMEKIGNLIKDNNLNRVVIGSGSPRIQEIMFQDMLRRAGLNPYLLELVNLRDQNAWAHNNDPAKALEKAFQMVQVGISGVRAAKPLAEKILPTNQSALVVGGGVTGMTSALELAGQGTFTYLVEKEPVLGGQALNLSQTIEGDDVQAFVKDLVTAVSANDNIKVYTGASIADHQGVPGNFTTGIKMLAADAREQIEHGVTILATGAKANRPAVYGLGELGTVMTQLDLDGILENDAAAINAMEQVVMIQCAGSREADNPNCSRLCCQAAIKNALRLLEMNSNLNIFVLYRDIRTYGFQEDYYKEARDKGVKFIRFDLDHRPVVREEAGKTIVRTHDFVLGQDIEIEADCVALSTGLVANAETTNELARLFDLPKTDDGFFLEDHVKLKPIDMALRGFFVAGTAHSPKVIRESITQAHAVAGRARTLLATKEITLPATYATVDPIKCAVCLICVRACPYDVPFINTERHSEIDPAKCRGCGICVAECPAKAIQLTAWEDDQIMAKLDGLFERYN
- a CDS encoding aminotransferase class IV, whose product is MDGKFLPWDKAVIPVDDLAVLRGYAVCDIIRTIGGIPYCLDAHIDRLLGSVTKIGLTPVWSKQEIKEIVLKVLEKNAHMEEANIRMLVTGGSSPDFFTPADNPRLIVLATDIPALPANWYTNGVKVITFFQQRVLPDAKATNYIPAVLALKEAKAQGAVEALYTTRDNMILEGTTSNLFAVIDGTLVTPENGVLKGITRKTVIELGKKLFPASEQDVSLDTLLSADELFITGTNKGIVPVIQVNDHMIGSGTPGHGTMALMKAMKDQQEDAKKVPPAV
- a CDS encoding zinc ribbon domain-containing protein; amino-acid sequence: MDPLIHGTKDLSSFKKFIPLIVQPQRRSVVPIYEYTCKQCGKEFERVVFSGEERGITCPDCKSKDVKKNMSASTFMGASIGTCATPFPNGPS
- a CDS encoding EI24 domain-containing protein codes for the protein MGLIAGIQYNIRGVALAFKTPSLLWLGLIRFAVIFLLTLVLSGMVLYWHNDIFSMIWQMPESKWLIWLWYSVSWILTLLLMAFSMLASYLIAQIFFCVFIMDYMSRITERLVLGQEAPGTPASIFQMFWYLIRQEIPRAMVPILISVALMILGLFTPVSLIIIAVSSVAAGVFLAWDNTDLVPARRMMPFKARLRFLKQNLFFHIGFGLLFLVPWVNIIFLSFAPVGATLYYIDKEKSGHDA
- a CDS encoding cereblon family protein — translated: MLDVFCKKAGRKPQEKSAPEIKPSLEPVILCKNCNAVVTRPQFVLHTGQGASQTFANPSGHVFEIQCFSQAPGCSGGSPPSNDFTWFPGYDWCIGICRNCSFHLGWIFLPVDHKMSSKFYGLILDHLIFP
- a CDS encoding hydrogenase iron-sulfur subunit is translated as MSNFEPEIVAFCCHYCAYTAADMAGTRRISYPSNVKIIRVPCTGKVDAIHLMKALEKGADGVYVAGCLEGDCHFKDGNVHAAAHVESIKKTLETLGWEPERVAMMRFSAGMGEKFAQAATEFTEKIRALGPSPVSQATSKAV